Proteins from a genomic interval of Lycium ferocissimum isolate CSIRO_LF1 chromosome 2, AGI_CSIRO_Lferr_CH_V1, whole genome shotgun sequence:
- the LOC132048313 gene encoding short-chain dehydrogenase virD-like — MGDQKVVLVTGSAKGGIGYEYCKAFAEQNCRVFASDIAQRMPDMLDLQADKIETLVLDVASDESVESAVNSIISKCGHIDILINNAGIGSTGPLAELPLDAIRKAYEINSLGQLRMVQQVVPYMASRCSGSIVNVGSVVGKVPTPWAGSYCASKAAVFSMSHTLRVELSPFNIDVIIVVPGAIRSSFGNNSVERLQNYEWKLYKDFKEAIIERAKASQGGKATEALVFARHVAKKVLSPKPPKVIEFGHMTGLFSLLSWSPLWARDLFLSTRFKLNRRILRV; from the coding sequence ATGGGTGACCAAAAGGTTGTTCTAGTCACTGGTTCCGCCAAGGGTGGCATTGGTTACGAATATTGCAAAGCATTTGCTGAGCAAAATTGTCGAGTTTTTGCTTCTGACATAGCCCAACGAATGCCCGATATGTTAGACCTACAAGCAGATAAAATTGAGACACTTGTGCTAGACGTTGCATCAGACGAAAGCGTAGAATCAGCCGTGAATTCAATAATATCCAAATGTGGGCACATAGATATTTTGATCAACAATGCTGGAATTGGTAGCACAGGCCCTTTAGCTGAGCTACCTTTGGATGCAATCCGAAAAGCTTATGAAATTAACTCGTTGGGGCAACTAAGGATGGTTCAACAAGTAGTCCCTTACATGGCATCGCGTTGCAGTGGAAGTATAGTGAACGTAGGGAGTGTTGTGGGGAAAGTGCCAACTCCTTGGGCAGGGTCATATTGTGCAAGTAAAGCTGCAGTTTTTTCTATGTCGCACACTTTGAGGGTTGAGTTAAGCCCGTTCAATATAGATGTAATTATCGTGGTCCCGGGTGCTATAAGATCAAGTTTTGGGAACAATAGTGTGGAAAGATTGCAAAACTATGAGTGGAAACTTTACAAGGATTTTAAAGAAGCTATAATTGAGCGTGCAAAGGCTTCTCAAGGGGGTAAAGCGACTGAAGCATTAGTATTTGCTAGGCATGTAGCAAAGAAGGTGTTGAGTCCAAAACCACCAAAGGTGATTGAATTTGGGCATATGACTGGACTTTTTTCTTTGCTTTCTTGGTCCCCTCTTTGGGCAAGAGATCTGTTCTTATCGACTAGATTCAAGTTGAATCGCAGGATCCTTAGGGTGTAA